Proteins encoded together in one Labrus bergylta chromosome 20, fLabBer1.1, whole genome shotgun sequence window:
- the pdia4 gene encoding protein disulfide-isomerase A4, producing MRKVALLLIVLLGVAHFATVSRCEDDVAEEKVESDEEESDDDEDDDDDTEVKEENGVLVLNDSNFETFMEGKDTVLIEFYAPWCGHCKQFVPEYEKIAQALKENDPPVPVAKVDATVASDLATRFEVSGYPTIKILKNGEPVDYDGERTEKAIVARVKEVAQADWKPPPEATLVLTKDNFDDTVNNADIILVEFYAPWCGHCKRLAPEYEKAAKELSQRSPPIPLAKVDATVENEIASRFEVTGYPTLKIFRRGKMFDYNGPREKHGIVDYMVEQSGPPSKQIQAQKQVQELIKDGDDAVIVGVFSGEQDAAYEIYIEACNALREDFTFRHSFSSDLAKLLNASPGQVVIVHPERFRSKYEPASHTLTVKDSTSVSEVQDFFKKHVSPLVGHRKPSNDAKRYAKRPMVVVYYGVDFSFDYRKATQFWRSKVLAVAKDFPEYTFVIADEEDYAEELKGLGLSESGEEVNVGIQGEGGKKYAMEPEEFDSEVLRDFVMAFKKGKLKPIIKSQPVPKNNKGPVKVVVGKNFDDIVMDTQKDVLIEFYAPWCGHCKKLEPDFLALGKKYKGEKNLVIAKMDSTANDVPNENYKVEGFPTIYFAPSNSKQSPVKFEGGDRTVEGFSKFVEEHATKLSQKKDEL from the exons ATGAGGAAGGTTGCTCTGCTGCTGATCGTGCTGCTCGGCGTGGCACACTTTGCAACCGTCAGCCGATGTGAAGATG ATGTTGCAGAGGAGAAGGTGGAGTCTGATGAAGAGgaaagtgatgatgatgaggatgatgatgacgacaCAGAGGTGAAAGAAGAAAACGGAGTGCTTGTTCTCAACGACAGCAACTTTGAAACTTTCATGGAGGGCAAAGACACAGTTCTGATTGAGTTTTATGCTCCATG GTGCGGCCACTGTAAACAGTTCGTCCCAGAATATGAAAAGATAGCTCAGGCTCTTAAGGAGAATGACCCACCTGTACCCGTGGCCAAAGTTGATGCCACAGTAGCCAGCGACTTAGCGACCAGGTTCGAGGTGTCGGGCTATCCCACAAttaagattttgaaaaatgggGAGCCTGTCGACTACGATGGAGAAAGAACAGAGAAAG ctatTGTGGCCAGAGTCAAAGAGGTGGCTCAGGCAGATTGGAAGCCCCCTCCTGAGGCGACGCTGGTGCTGACCAAGGACAACTTTGATGACACCGTCAACAACGCAGACATCATCTTGGTGGAGTTCTACGCTCCATG GTGCGGACACTGCAAGCGTTTGGCTCCAGAATACGAGAAAGCAGCCAAAGAGCTCAGCCAGCGCTCTCCTCCCATCCCTCTGGCCAAGGTGGATGCCACTGTGGAGAATGAGATCGCCTCACGTTTTGAAGTCACAGGCTACCCCACGCTCAAGATCTTCAGGAGAGGGAAGATGTTCGACTACAACGGGCCCAGAGAGAAGCACg GGATTGTTGACTACATGGTTGAGCAGTCGGGGCCTCCCTCTAAGCAGATCCAGGCACAGAAACAGGTGCAGGAGCTGATCAAGGATGGGGATGATGCTGTGATTGTCGGTGTGTTTTCCGGTGAACAGGACGCGGCTTATGAAATCTACATTGAAGCCT gtaaTGCCCTGAGAGAAGACTTCACCTTCCGTCACTCGTTCAGTTCTGATCTTGCAAAACTGCTCAATGCTTCGCCTGGTCAGGTTGTCATTGTTCACCCAGAGAGGTTCCGCTCAAAGTACGAGccagcttcacacacacttacagtgaaG GACTCTACGTCTGTGTCAGAAGTGCAGGACTTCTTCAAAAAGCATGTGAGTCCTCTGGTGGGCCACAGAAAACCAAGCAATGATGCCAAGCGCTACGCGAAAAGACCCATGGTGGTTGTTTACTATGGAGTTGACTTCAGCTTTGACTACAGGAAAG CCACACAGTTCTGGAGGTCCAAGGTGCTTGCAGTGGCCAAGGACTTCCCAGAATACACCTTTGTCATCGCTGACGAGGAGGACTACGCTGAGGAGCTGAAGGGCCTGGGTCTGAGTGAGAGCGGAGAGGAAGTGAACGTAGGAATTCAGGGAGAGGGAGGCAAAAAGTATGCCATGGAGCCTGAGGAGTTTGACTCTGAAGTGCTGAGAGACTTTGTAATGGCTTTCAAGAAAG GGAAGCTGAAGCCCATCATTAAATCCCAGCCAGtgccaaaaaacaacaaaggacCAGTTAAGGTCGTGGTTGGAAAAAACTTTGACGACATCGTCATGGATACCCAGAAGGATGTCCTGATTGAGTTTTATGCTCCCTGGTGTGGCCACTGTAAGAAACTAGAGCCCGATTTCTTGGCTCTGGGCAAGAAGTACAAAGGGGAGAAGAACCTGGTGATCGCCAAGATGGACTCCACAGCCAACGACGTGCCAAACGAAAACTACAAAGTGGAAGGCTTCCCCACAATATACTTTGCCCCAAGCAACAGCAAGCAGAGCCCCGTCAAATTTGAAGGTGGAGACAGAACAGTAGAGGGCTTCAGCAAGTTTGTGGAAGAGCACGCCACAAAGCTGTCACAGAAGAAAGACGAACTTTGA